The following DNA comes from Geminocystis sp. M7585_C2015_104.
CTCCTCCCATGGGGAGGGGTTATCTCTTCTCGATTCTGGGAGGTTCTCGGAATACTACTGCGAAAAACAGGACCGCAATGGTCATAGCAAAAACCAAAATATAAGCCACTACTTCCATGGTTACCTCTCCTCTGTCATGTAAATGGGAAAAAAAGGGAAGGATAGAAACGGGGGTTTAATTCTATCCTAACCCATAAGACAGTCATTTAGGCTTCTACACGGCGGGTGGTCTTGTCGCCCACTTTTTGGAAGACACCCCACTCTACCTGTTCTGGATCTAGGTCGGGATCGATACCGGCAAAAACGTCGCGGAAGAGGGTACGAGCGCCGTGCCAGATGTGCCCAAAGAAGAAGAGGAGAGCGAAGGTAGCATGGGCGAAAGCAAACCAACCACGGGGACTGGTACGGAACACCCCGTCGGAGTTGAGGGTTTCGGTGTCGAAGCGGAAGGGTTCACCCAACTGGGCTTTGCGGGCAAAACGTTTTACATCCAGGGGATCGGTGAAAGTTTGACCGTCCAACTCGCCGCCGTAGAAGGTAACAGTAACCCCTGTTTGCTCGATGCTCAACTGGGATTCAGCACGACGGAAGGGGATGTCGGCTCGGACAATGCCGTCTTTGTCTACTAGAACCACGGGGAAGGTTTCAAAGAAGTTGGGCATACGACGCACTGTCAATTCGCGTCCTTCCTTATCTTTGAACACAGGGTGTCCTAGCCAGGCTTGGGCTATTCCATCCCCTTTATTCATGGGGCCGGTGCGGAAGAGACCTCCTTTGGCGGGGCTATTGCCGATATAGTCATAGAAGGCTAGTTTCTCGGGGATAGAAGACCAGGCCTCGGAAAGACTTGCTCCCTGAGCCAATTTTTCCTCCACCCGCCGTTGGATTTCTTGTTGGAAGTATCCCTGATCCCACTGATAACGGGTTGGCCCAAACAGCTCTATTGGGGTTGTAGCGCTGCCGTACCACATAGTCCCGGCTACAACGAAGGCGGCGAAGAAGACGGCGGCGATACTGCTGGAGAGTACTGTTTCGATGTTCCCCATTCTGAGGGCCTTGTAGAGTCTTTCAGGGGGACGTACGCTCAGGTGGAACAGGCCGGCGATAATCCCCACGATCCCAGCGGCTATGTGGTGGGCCACCACGCCACCTGGGTTAAAGGGGTTAAAGCCTGCTGGTCCCCATTCTGGTGCTACTGGTTCCACATGTCC
Coding sequences within:
- a CDS encoding photosystem II reaction center protein T, which produces MEVVAYILVFAMTIAVLFFAVVFREPPRIEKR
- the psbB gene encoding photosystem II chlorophyll-binding protein CP47 produces the protein GWAGSMALYELAVFDPSDPVLNPMWRQGMFVLPFMARLGVTASWGGWSVTGETGVEPGFWSFEGVAIAHIVLSGLLFLAAVWHWVYWDLDLFFDPRTGEPALDLPKIFGIHLFLAGLLCFGFGAFHLTGLWGPGMWVSDPYGLTGHVEPVAPEWGPAGFNPFNPGGVVAHHIAAGIVGIIAGLFHLSVRPPERLYKALRMGNIETVLSSSIAAVFFAAFVVAGTMWYGSATTPIELFGPTRYQWDQGYFQQEIQRRVEEKLAQGASLSEAWSSIPEKLAFYDYIGNSPAKGGLFRTGPMNKGDGIAQAWLGHPVFKDKEGRELTVRRMPNFFETFPVVLVDKDGIVRADIPFRRAESQLSIEQTGVTVTFYGGELDGQTFTDPLDVKRFARKAQLGEPFRFDTETLNSDGVFRTSPRGWFAFAHATFALLFFFGHIWHGARTLFRDVFAGIDPDLDPEQVEWGVFQKVGDKTTRRVEA